GGCTGAAACTTGTGAATTGAAGTGATAATTATTCTTGCTGCCTCATAACTACTTCACGTTGTTAATCACTTCCAATTGATTGAAAaataccttagagaattaatgTAAGGATCAAAATTTGGGGGCTTTAATTTGCTCAGCCATGGCTTTGACCCTCTCTCTTTACCTCTATGTTATGTTGAAGAAGAATGAAGTGAATGACTAACTAATTAGTCATCAACTAAGCTTTTATACATTCAGCCTTGAAGTTACACGTGTCCCACTCATAGCATGGGCTAATCAGATGTGGCCATGCTATAGTGGAGTTCACTTAGCCCACTCATGCTTTAATTAGTATTAGTTTAATCACTAAtcccacttaataatctaatcatggttaattaatccATAATTTCCACTAATATtctatatcaattaaaatttataagcaATTCGTACACTTAATTAAAATCAGGGATTAAAAGTCTCTATCTCATATTTCAAAATGATCTTGTCTTTAAACTTATCTCAATTAGTGTAAAATATTTCAACGTTaaaaaatatgggatataacaagTATAAAGCTGAACAAGTAGATACATGCATCCTACGTGACATTTCATGTCCTACATATATTATGTCACGAAAAATGTGTGTAtctacttgttcaactttatacaaaatttaaatatttatttatgagcACCTAATATTGAAGAATATAGATACTAATTGTTGTAAAGTTAAACAAAAGTCAAAACTAAATAGAGTGgacgaaaaataataattaattgaaaTACATCATCTTTAATACATATCTTGCCATATCAAAACTAGAAAGAAATGCCGTGTTTCTAAGCCTTAGTGCGTGGCCATTAAGTATAAAACTACTCCTAATCTATTGATTTCTTAAGATGGTCTGTTTTAAGCAGTTTTAGATAATGAAATAATTGATCCCAACTGAACAATTAATAATCTTTAAACCATGGAACAATCTATAGAATAAATCGCATAAACTATACTTTGCAAAGATTTAATAAAGACAAATCAACATTTAATTCTAATGTTGCCTTAGAATTTAGAAATCTTCAAAGTCGACATTTCATACGCGTTGATCTTTCTCTATGTAACTCACAACCTCATCAGTGACGCTAGTCTCTCTCAAGGAGAATCCAACTAAATTACGTTGCactgataattatttttaattaaaaatattttctcatacattatgatttatatgcgaatttaaattaatcgaAATTTTGTATGCGACAAAAACAAGAGTTGAGTTGTTGTTTTGCCCACGTGTTTACTCTGTCACGTGGCCAAACCGACCGAATAAAATGTTCACACAATGTGAAGCGTTTCCCTAATTCGTAATaaattttgaaatccattacATTTTGGTAATTTACCATCTCCCCTTTCCTGTATAAAATCTCTGCTAAAGGAAGCGTTAGTTTTACGAGGAGCTAAGGACTTGTTTGGTGTTATCTATTTTGAATTTCTGATTTGTAGAATCTGTGAGAATGGCTGCTACTTCATCTGAGGAAGGACAACTGATCAGCTGCCACAAGGTTGAGGAGTGGAAAGAGCACCTCCAGAAGGGCGTGGAGACCCAAAAACTGGTATGgctttgatttatttattattatttttgctttttttcCTTTGACAATGGCGATTTTGCTTTGTTATTTGTAATTTTGTGTTTTGGGTTTTgttcaaaatttgattttggGAAATGGGTTCTTGTTGTTTCGATTTATTGTATGAGATTTCGTTGATTTCTTCATTTGCGGCTTGTTGGCGGCTCACATTTTTCTGATCTGTTTCTTGTGCTTAAAGTTTCTTGTTTGATTTTCAGTTAATTGTAATATGTTGACTTATGATTTTCTATCAATACAATCCTATTCCCACTCATTTGATTGGTATAGTTTCGATATTGGAACAAATTCCCTGTTAAAGTTACTAGCTTGCTGATTAGGCTAgggaaagaaaattcaactgggTCTCTATCTGGGCCCTTTGTGGACAAATATATGCAATTTCTACCAACTATATCTATGGGTTCAAAAGGTTGTTTGAGCAGGATGTAAATAAACTGATAAATGGAATCTATTTTGAAGACATGGCCCAATATAAAGTTAATATGATGCTTAGCTTGTTACTTTTGTGATTGTTAATTGTTTAGTTTATTAAAGATTAACTAATTTAGGATTTTAAAGTGGATTGGGTCGGACTTTTTTTGTTGTGACGTCAAATTCAAACTTAGTATAGTTCTTTTTAGTAAAACCTTAACTTATATACGTTAAGGCGAAGTATTCACCCTGAGGGTGTGGCAGGGGGCGGGGAGACAGGTAGCTTCTTTTGCATCTTCATGTGTTTAtatcttcaaattttgaaccccTCAGTGCCTCCTTAGTGAAAATCTCAACTCGTCTTTGGAATGTGGTTTAGTGGTCTGGGAAGTTGGCAGTTTAGTGATGAATGAAGGGGAGAACCATAATGGATGCATAAATATTAGGTGCTGTCTAAGTGGGCAGAGGTAGAGTTACCTGGTACCTGGTTGGAATAGTGAAGCTGCACTTTGACTCGGataccaccatcatcaaagaaaaaaattgagctGGAGTCGCTATTCATCTAGCGTAGTTGCTAGAGCAAATATTAATTGTATGGATGATGATGGTATGCTTAAATATGCTTCAGATTTCTAGTTGTTGGGCATAAATCTTTCTTGTAAACCAGCTTCGAACTTAGCATTAGACCAAGTACAGCTTACTACCTTTAAATATGCCTCAGAATTTTAGAAATTGTTCTCTGTAAATCTTTCTTTGAGCCGGTCTAACTTATGTAAAATACAACTCTTTCATTCAGGTGGTGGTGGATTTTACTGCTTCCTGGTGCGGCCCTTGCCGTTTTATTGCCCCAATTCTTGCTGACATTGCTAAGAAGATGCCCCATGTTATATTCCTCAAGGTTGATGTTGATGAACTGAAGGTACGTCTCCAATCAAAATTTGCATCAATGTAATAATCGTTCTTTGACTAAAGTAACCAGTGATTGTGATAGTAAATCGTGGTAACTTTTCTTGCAGACTGTTGCAGAGGAATGGAATGTGGAGGCAATGCCAACTTTTGTCTTCATTAAAGAGGGGAAAGAAGTGTCTAGGGTTGTTGGTGCCAATAAAGATGGATTGCTTCATGCCATACAGGAGCATGGTGCTGCTCCTGCTACTGTGATAGCTTGATCCTTAATCAAGGAGATGATACTATAGTATTTAGTGTTGTCTTTTGTAATAACTCTGGATAGTTGTATGTTTTATTATCCACCATGTTTTTATTGCTATCTTGAAAGATTGTGCTTGGAATCTGATATTTGCGTATATGGTGTTTACTGGTGCAAGGCTATATGTCCATTTCTATCAAAAGGCTATTTTCCCCTTTCTACTTTTGTGAAGCTTTCATTTTTGCTTGGATACTTGTTTACAATTTTCCATATATCTTTTGGTTGTGTACATTCTCAGTACCTaagaactttgagaaggtgtttgGACAATATAATTTGGTTGAAATTGCCAAAAAAATAAGTATTCAAATTACACTTTTAGAATTTGAAGTTGTGTTTGACAATGAATTGTGTTGTGAAACGTGTATCTGCCGAAGATTTgtgattcttttttcttttggtgtCTTTTGTTTGTGATACAAGCAACATTTATTGGCTTGATAGCCTTGTCAAATTTACAAGATTAATCATCTGGACCAATATTTACCCTTCTATTCCCTCTTGCCCATTCATAAAAAGGATTTGAAACATGATTTGAGATATTGTGTTTAGGGGCTTGCTCTTGTTTTCTTTATGAAGGTCATTGGTTACCCAATATCAGAAAGAATGTGAGACACCAAACTGTATACTGGGAACAGAAGTCATCAAACATATACATCCGCCAAGCATAGTGGAAATTCATAATGGTTTAttctaataataaaaagaaacaagaaattCTACTAGATCTTGGATTTTCCAAGAAATGTAATGCAACTCTAGTTAATGGAAGCCTTCTGCATGAATTTAAGCCTACAGAACAAACTAACTGAACTCATGAAGTTGTCCTTTTAACTAACAGTATCCTTGATACATCACCACCTATTTCCTCGAACAAGATGAGCAAATTTTGTGCTGGTTTCAACCAAGATCTTGGGACATGGTACCTACAGAAGCAGAATAGACAGAGGACATGTTAGCAAATGCTTTTGTGTTATTAATGATATGTTAGTAAATATTCAAGAGCTACCATTTCTGAGTTGGTTGACCACAACCAAGTTGACATTTTGTTTGTCTGTATGTTCCAGCATAGTGGAAATCATCACATTTGCCATTAGCAGATGCTGTCCAATATCGACCTATGCTTTGTCCATTGATCCATACTTGTCCTTTACCCATGCTTCTCATGTCTAGTGCCACAGGGTCATTTCCTTCTGGTGCATCAAAATAAGCCTGAAACAAACATTCCAATATGAGTCATAAGCAGAGGTGGATCCAGTATTTAAACTTCATAGCTTCAAGTTTCGGAATTCTTTGAGAATATGGTCTATATACATATCTTTGATCTATCCTAGAAATGATCGCTGAGTTCAATTGATCCCACTCCCAATACTTTGAGTCAGCCTCTAGTCATAAATCTCACCGAGTCTTTGTTAGAACTTAAAAaactttttctcattttcttacCTTGTACCATTTTAGAGGTTGTTGTCCTTGGGTAGCTAGTGCACCACCAATCCATTCAATGGAAGACGTTTCGTGTTGAGAGATCAAGTTCattgtttctcctttcaatcCAGCCTGAAGGACCTCTTTTACTGTCAATGATCTTTTGAAGGCAAAAGGAAGAGTAAAAGATTTGGCAAAGATTCAGTACTCTGTATGTCCATTTCTGTGATGATAAATCTTTATGATCTTGGTTGAGACCTTGAAGAACAACTGGCCCGAGTATTCCTGTATTCCATTCCTCGTAATGCAATCCAATATTCTTCAAGGCGGCAAGAATGATTAAAATCAATTGAGAACGAAAAACTATTGATGCAGCAACATAGAGTAATAAAAGTTACCACTGTTTTTGCCTCGAGTGATAAGTACTGTAAGCAAAGATGAGAAACTAACCGGCAGGCCAACAGCAATGCTCAGTAGCTCAATTCTATTGGTTCTGGCCTGCAGATCAACTGGTCCTGTGAAAGTAAACTTTGTGTCCTTCCGAGTACCATAAGAAGATCCTGAAATTTGGGAATTGATTAGTGTCATGAAAATCTTAAAACCACAGCAGGAAATATCAAAAATGTTTCCTACTAGTTGTTCTACCAATGTGCATATAAGCACTAATACCTGAAAGTTTCCCATTTACAAAAACATGAACTGCGTGTCCACTTGAGTAGACGGTGAGGGTTGGTTTCTGTCCTCCTCGTAGAAACGATTCTGAGGGACTAATATCAACTCTGCAATATTACAAGTAAGAAAGTGAATTCATTGTCAATATTAGAAAAGTTTATATACTTATGTTTGGATGATTTTTCGACTTATTTAATAACCTTACCTTGTTATGTACCACAAGTAATCACTGTTATCTCTGGTGATATTTATCTGCTCCAAAAGTCCTACAGCTTCAAATGTTGAACTGTCCTCTAAAGAAGATACATCTTCACTATAAGCCCCCCAAGAGTGGAGCTGAGAGCCAGTTGGTGTCATTCGCACTTGTGAAGTTTGAGTCCCAACCTTAGCAAGAAAAAATGTCTTAAATTACTAAGCTGAAAGACAAAGCACATAGCTACTAGCAATTTTCTTCAAGCAAAAAGAGATTGAATGACGATGAATATTGTATGTTGATAGAATGCTACCAAGGTCCAAATTAACAATGCAATTGGGCAAATGCTTGTTGCAATCTTGCTTACCTTTGCAGTATTGAAGGCAACATGGCTGCAGTCTGGAAGAATACTGATGGACCAAGGAGGTAGATTAAAGTGCTTGTTGTTAAAAACTACTCTAGCAGCAGAGTTGTTGTCGTAATTTGAGAGAAATGCTGTGCAGTTTCTTTTGTCGGACGAAAACACATGCGCCTAAAAtaaatgacatattttgatTCAGCAAGACAAAATagtaaatcacatatcatactTTTGATGTTAATAACCTTTGTAATTGCACTAACCTCCTGATAGCTTCCTAGTGAAACAACAGTGGGATCTGAAGATATTAAAGCGCTCTCACATAGTTTAATTATTCTGTGGAACTCCTTTAGATGGCTATATTTAGGTTCCCTGATCAAACCTGATTACATATGAGGTTAAGAAGTTAGCCGATAACTAAAAGTTCAATTGAGAGTTTGATCAGGTTACTTCAGCATATGTCATGAGATT
This region of Solanum dulcamara chromosome 9, daSolDulc1.2, whole genome shotgun sequence genomic DNA includes:
- the LOC129902367 gene encoding thioredoxin H-type 1-like; protein product: MAATSSEEGQLISCHKVEEWKEHLQKGVETQKLVVVDFTASWCGPCRFIAPILADIAKKMPHVIFLKVDVDELKTVAEEWNVEAMPTFVFIKEGKEVSRVVGANKDGLLHAIQEHGAAPATVIA
- the LOC129904569 gene encoding beta-galactosidase 5; this translates as METSLASKFLKVYTFTLLMVAQLVFGNVTYDKKAIIINGQRRILLSGSIHYPRSTPEMWEDLINKAKDANLDVIETYVFWNVHEPSPGNYNFDGRYDLVRFIKTVQKAGLYAHLRIGPYVCAEWNFGGFPVWLKYVPGISFRTDNEPFKVAMQKFTNKIVEMMKSENLFESQGGPIILSQIENEYQPEREALGAAGEAYVQWAAQMAVGLNTGVPWIMCKEDDAPDPIINTCNGFYCDEFSPNKPYKPTMWTEAWSGWFAEFGGTIPVRPVQDLAFAVARFIQKGGSFVNYYMFHGGTNFGRTAGGPFITTSYDYDAPIDEYGLIREPKYSHLKEFHRIIKLCESALISSDPTVVSLGSYQEAHVFSSDKRNCTAFLSNYDNNSAARVVFNNKHFNLPPWSISILPDCSHVAFNTAKVGTQTSQVRMTPTGSQLHSWGAYSEDVSSLEDSSTFEAVGLLEQINITRDNSDYLWYITRVDISPSESFLRGGQKPTLTVYSSGHAVHVFVNGKLSGSSYGTRKDTKFTFTGPVDLQARTNRIELLSIAVGLPNIGLHYEEWNTGILGPVVLQGLNQDHKDLSSQKWTYRAGLKGETMNLISQHETSSIEWIGGALATQGQQPLKWYKAYFDAPEGNDPVALDMRSMGKGQVWINGQSIGRYWTASANGKCDDFHYAGTYRQTKCQLGCGQPTQKWYHVPRSWLKPAQNLLILFEEIGGDVSRILLVKRTTS